The following coding sequences are from one Hydra vulgaris chromosome 04, alternate assembly HydraT2T_AEP window:
- the LOC100200403 gene encoding large ribosomal subunit protein uL15: MVLSEMFKNMCHIERNLQCIKDLPRVGVNNIRDFNGAFRKRKVKGRGPGSGHGKTGGTGHKGQGQRGTQARIGFEGGQTPFYRLVPKHGFTNKLFKKEYATVQLHRLQYMIDSKRIDPNEKITLNTLWKSGAVSGRIKDGIKLLGGGSTWFEGKIDIEVTRASKSAIEAVERNGGTIKAVYHDRVALRCALKPEKYEIMPRPARPNNKLLLWYSDPDNRGYLANPEEIKKRRESMVNLGPVVQRVSSHEKNL; the protein is encoded by the exons aTGGTGCTCAGtgagatgtttaaaaatatgtgcCACATTGAACGAAATCTCCAGTGCATAAAAGATTTGCCCCGTGTTGGTGTCAATAATATTAGAGATTTTAATGGGGCTTTTCGAAAG CGAAAAGTTAAGGGTCGTGGGCCTGGCTCTGGACACGGGAAGACTGGAGGTACAGGCCACAAGGGTCAAGGACAACGTGGTACACAAGCTCGTATTGGCTTTGAAGGTGGTCAAACACCATTTTATAGACTAGTTCCAAAGCATGGATTTACTAACAAGTT ATTCAAAAAAGAATATGCTACAGTGCAGTTACATCGTCTACAATATATGATTGATAGCAAAAGAATTGAtcctaatgaaaaaataacccTTAATACATTATGGAAGTCTGGTGCTGTTTCTGGAAGAATAAAAGATGGAATTAAACTTCTTGGCGGg GGATCCACATGGTTTGAAGGTAAAATTGATATTGAAGTTACGCGTGCATCAAAATCTGCAATCGAGGCTGTTGAAAGAAATGGAGGCACTATAAAAGCTGTTTATCATGATCGAGTAGCACTTAGGTGCGCACTAAAaccagaaaaatatgaaataatgcCAAGACCTGCTCGACCTAataacaaattacttttatggTATTCAGACCCAGATAATAGAGGTTATCTTGCTAATccagaagaaattaaaaaaagacgaGAAAGTATGGTCAATCTAGGTCCTGTTGTTCAAAGAGTTTCTTCTCATGAAAAGAATCTGTAG
- the LOC124805767 gene encoding metabotropic glutamate receptor 3 isoform X2, translating into MICLIDLGNVHNINASEFYFQIMKIFTLLNLFVVYVSSQNLNKCQNIKNFDQKDEYSENRLTSITLGNYTIQALTTFTTGEQGCKIVSRDGLVRTYAIKYAIDLANNDTKLKKWAKIGMRLDDDCGSLPITMARGIEIVSLIRENSVCRAEFLQCSNSTSNDSSYMHPAAGIIGTSMSFTTIPLASLMSLYLIPQISFSASSRLLSKVELYKSFFRTIPSDVNQISVMLDVIEAFNWNYIFAIGSDDDYGKLGISELESRARNRSICITETHYVAYKSQSTSSRITSIVKNMIANSKALIVVLFCYVENLGDLILDEAKRNGVKRIWLTSDAWNPPASNLNVTLKDQAHGILSVSLKSHKLPKFVKYMTKEIQTDFLCNMWLQNFLKNTYKCEPFDISPDKLTLNGNNCTVKINDLIKELSSLPGKTSNLIDAVTVLTRAIQSYLEINCNSDINCSIPTLDYASLTNIVKNVTFNNSLHELIKFDVNGDPEFIFYTIENLQFINNSFKYIPIGNWSKTRVKSLIIDKKSIKWPSWFNIEQNTSRCSEDCKKGQYVTAKIGCCWKCENCTDNNYSDTIMAETCKTCEVGNHTEDHIVCKVTPIKWLKYSDTEGIAIIVVSGVGLLLNVLAFILLLKLRSFLSSDGSLPCIVLSCILPFFTFVFGFLYIVKPTVYLCHSRNVIFFLLLMAYSSVLMIKTKIARSYLESRLEYIVKGHLFAKQTVLMIILMLIEVGSIIAWIIADSKKDIVQAEQVNFEIQKRCFVDFTAARLVSTFIPFILLIIATCCAFQERNNEHPFYEPKFLSFTTIALCIITVAFLPTFKYVKGNFKGIVMVFTTCVFGFTYMACLILPKIYVVHARQNRKDSFSDPYIKPSKVSKPEKEREENGSTETTSSDIKVKNKKLTSSLKSSIKT; encoded by the coding sequence ATGATATGTTTAATTGATTTAGGTAATGTGCATAATATAAATGCATctgaattttattttcagataatgaaaatatttactttattgaatCTTTTTGTTGTGTATGTTTCGTCTCAAAACTTGAACAAATGTCAGAATATAAAGAATTTCGATCAAAAAGATGAATACTCAGAAAATCGTCTGACTAGTATAACATTAGGTAATTATACCATTCAAGCTCTCACTACATTCACAACTGGCGAACAAGGTTGTAAAATAGTTAGTCGTGATGGTTTAGTACGAACTTATGCTATTAAATATGCTATTGATCTTGCTAACAATGatactaaacttaaaaaatgggCAAAGATTGGAATGCGATTGGATGATGATTGTGGAAGTTTACCTATAACAATGGCAAGAGGTATCGAGATTGTATCACTGATAAGAGAAAATTCAGTTTGTCGTGCAGAATTTTTACAATGCTCTAATTCAACTTCGAATGATTCTTCATatatgcatccagctgctggtATTATTGGAACATCCATGAGTTTTACTACAATTCCTTTGGCAAGTTTAATGTCTCTTTATTTAATTCCTCAAATAAGTTTTTCTGCTTCAAGTCGTTTGCTTAGCAAAGTTGAATTGTACAAATCTTTTTTTCGGACAATTCCTTCAGATGTTAACCAAATTTCAGTAATGCTTGATGTTATTGAAGCTTTTAATTGGAACTATATTTTTGCAATTGGTTCTGATGATGACTATGGAAAACTTGGCATTTCTGAGCTTGAATCTCGTGCTCGCAATAGAAGTATATGCATAACTGAAACTCATTATGTAGCTTATAAATCTCAATCAACTTCATCTCGTATTACATCTATTGTAAAAAACATGATAGCTAATTCAAAGGCACTAattgttgttcttttttgttatgTAGAAAATCTGGGGGATCTGATTTTAGATGAAGCAAAGAGAAATGGTGTAAAACGAATTTGGTTGACAAGTGATGCTTGGAATCCTCCAGcatcaaatttaaatgtaactCTAAAAGACCAAGCTCATGGTATTTTATCGGTTTCTTTAAAGAGTCACAAACTTCCTAAATTTGTTAAGTACATGACAAAAGAAATACAGActgattttttatgtaacatGTGGTTAcagaattttcttaaaaatacatataaatgtgAACCATTTGACATTTCTCCTGATAAATTGACTCTTAATGGCAATAATTGCACAGTTAAGATAAATGATCTCATAAAGGAATTATCTAGCCTTCCTGGAAAAACCAGCAATTTAATTGATGCTGTTACTGTTTTGACACGTGCTATTCAATCTTATTTAGAAATAAACTGCAATTCAGATATCAACTGCTCAATTCCTACACTAGACTACGCTAGTTTAACcaatatagtaaaaaatgtaACCTTCAATAATAGTCTACACGAATTAATTAAGTTTGATGTAAATGGGGATcctgagtttattttttatacaattgaaAACCTTCAGTTCATCAataactcttttaaatatattcctATAGGAAATTGGAGTAAAACTCGTGTAAAAAGTTtgattattgataaaaaatcaataaaatggCCATCTTGGTTTAATATTGAACAGAATACCTCTCGATGCAGCGAAGACTGCAAAAAAGGACAGTATGTTACTGCAAAAATTGGATGTTGTTGGAAATGTGAAAATTGCACAGATAATAACTATAGTGACACTATAATGGCAGAGACATGTAAAACCTGTGAGGTTGGAAACCATACGGAAGATCATATTGTTTGTAAAGTAACACCTATTAAATGGTTAAAATATTCAGACACAGAAGGGATAGCAATTATTGTAGTAAGTGGTGTAGGGTTGCTTTTGAATGTGCTCGCATTTatacttcttttaaaattgcGTTCTTTTCTCTCTTCTGATGGATCTCTTCCATGTATTGTGCTTTCCTGTATATTgcctttttttacttttgtttttggaTTTCTTTATATTGTAAAGCCAACAGTTTATTTGTGTCATTCACGtaatgtcatttttttcttgttactaATGGCTTACTCTTctgttttaatgattaaaacaaaaatagcacGTAGTTATTTGGAGAGTCGTCTTGAGTATATTGTCAAAGGACATTTGTTTGCTAAGCAAACTgtattaatgataatattaatgTTGATTGAAGTAGGATCAATTATTGCGTGGATTATTGCTGATTCTAAAAAAGATATTGTGCAAGCAGAGCAAGTTAACTTTGAAATTCAAAAGCGatgttttgttgattttacaGCTGCCAGATTAGTTTCAACATTTATTccatttattttgttgattattgcTACATGTTGTGCATTTCAAGAGCGTAATAATGAACATCCTTTTTATGaaccaaaatttttaagttttacaacCATAGCATTGTGTATCATTACAGTTGCGTTTTTACCTACATTCAAATATGTAAAGGGTAACTTCAAAGGAATAGTAATGGTGTTTACAACCTGTGTTTTTGGATTTACTTATATGGCATGCTTAATTTTGCCGAAAATTTATGTAGTGCATGCAAGGCAAAATCGTAAAGATTCTTTTTCTGACCCATACATTAAACCAAGTAAAGTTTCTAAGCCTGAAAAAGAACGAGAGGAGAATGGTTCTACAGAAACTACATCATCtgatattaaagttaaaaataaaaaacttacttcaTCATTGAAGTCTTCAATTAAAACATGA